The window AGCGTCAAACCAACCGCGGTGAAAGCGGTCGCACCCAAACCACGGGAGGTGACCGGCTGGATCATCCGCCCCGCGGTCGAGCGCACCGACCGCGAACAGGCCGACCTGGACCGCATCCTGCAACGCTGCGACAGCCTCCACACCGTGGACCAGCTGGTCAGCGACTTCGGCGGCATGCTGCGCCAACGCCAAGGCCAGCACCTGGACTCCTGGATCACTCAGGCCCGAAGCAGCGGAGTGGCTCAACTCGCCGGCTTCGCCGACGGCCTGATCAAGGACTATGACGCTGTCCGCAACGGGCTCACCCTGCACTGGAGCAGCGGCGCGGTCGAGGGCAACGTCTGCAGACTCAAAACGATCAAGCGTCAGATGTACGGCCGCGCGAACTTCGATCTCCTACGCCGCCGCGTAATCCTCGCAGATTAGGCCATGATCACGAACTTTGTGCCAGAGCCATTTTCGCGTTTCCGCTAGCAGGAATCCGGTCAGCGGTGGTCGGAAGGTGAGCGTATGGCGGTCGCGTATCTGCTGGTAGGGCTGACAGGGGCCGGGAAGACGACGTACGCGGAACGGGTGCTGGTGCCCCAGGGTGTCGTGCGGTTGTCAGTCGACGAGCGGGTGTTCGACCGGCACGGCCGCTACGGCGTCGACTACCCCGAACACACGTACTTCCAGAAGGAGCTTCCGCTCGTCGCCGAGGTCCGCGACGAGCTCGTGGATCTGTTGCGGCAGGGCCGGGACGTGGTGGTGGACCACGGGCTGTGGCGGCGCAAGGACCGCGACGACTGGCGAGCGTTGGCCGAGTCCGCAGGCGGGCAGGTGCGGCTGCTGTACTTCCCGGTGCCCAAGCAGGAGTTGCTGCGCCGGCTGAACGACCGCAACACCCAGAACCACGCGAACGCGCTACTGGTAACGGCAGAGGCGCTGGACGACTTCTACGGCCGGTTCGACGTCCCCGACGGAGAGAACGAGCAGGTCATCCCTGCCGGTTCGTTCTGACTGGGCGATTGCCGGCTTATCACCTGGGGCGCCGTGGGCGGCGCCGTTCCGACTGTGTCTGCCCCGATCGGCGGGGTCGTGTCGGCGGGTCAGAGGGTGCCTCGACGGCGCCGGGGTTGGAGAACCCCACCGGAGCAACGGCCGGGCGCACGGCCTCCGACGGCGGCCACGGCGACGCCACCATCGCGGCTGCGCTGACGGGCACTGACGGCGACACCCGATCCAGCATCTGCTGGGCCTGGCCGGCGTCGATACCCCGACCGGGGTCGATACGC of the Actinoplanes sichuanensis genome contains:
- a CDS encoding AAA family ATPase; amino-acid sequence: MAVAYLLVGLTGAGKTTYAERVLVPQGVVRLSVDERVFDRHGRYGVDYPEHTYFQKELPLVAEVRDELVDLLRQGRDVVVDHGLWRRKDRDDWRALAESAGGQVRLLYFPVPKQELLRRLNDRNTQNHANALLVTAEALDDFYGRFDVPDGENEQVIPAGSF